The following is a genomic window from Burkholderia oklahomensis C6786.
CCATTTCCATCTTGCTTGCCGTACCGGCGGATCGCTGTACCGCCGCGCAGGCGGGCCGCCCGCCCCGCCGCCGTTGGCGCTCGCGCCGCTTACTGCCCCGCGCGGAACTCGATCCGGCGATTGCGCGCGCGTCCGTCGTTCGTGTCGTTCGACGCGATCGGCTGATCGGGGCCGACGCCCGTCGTCGTCAACTGCTGCGACGCGATGCCCTTCGCCACCAGATAGCCCTTCACCGCGTCGGCGCGCGCCTGGCTGAGCGCGATGTTCGACGCGCGATTGCCCGAGTTGTCGGTGTGGCCGATGATCTCGACCGTGCGGCTCGACATCTTCGCGAGCGCGCCCGCCATCTGGTCGAGGATCGCGCGGCCTTGCGGCGTGAGCGTCGCGCTGCCGGTTTCGAATTCGATCGTGCGGTTCGCGAGCGTCTGGTCGAGCAGGCCCTGCTCGGATGCGCTCACGCGCAGCCCGTTCTTGATCGTGTAGGTCGGGTTCAGCGCGTTCGCCATGTCGCTCGCGAGCTGCTGGCGCTGCGCCTCGTTGTGGACCTCGCCCTTCACGTCGATCTGCGTGCCGTCGATCTTGAGCTGTCCTTTGCTGATCTGCTTCAACTGCGGGCCGATCAGCTTCTGCACGTTCGCGGACCAGTTCGGCGGCGTCGCGACGTCGCCGACTTCGATCTGATCGACGACGTTCGCGGCGCCGTACGTGTCG
Proteins encoded in this region:
- a CDS encoding OmpA family protein, with protein sequence MTKPLRSSRFRLTLAALALGGTLHGVALADNVGPATVTPIDAGGVPVKSTPLAAPAPAAASGAGGGATVSSPPPANATPGQVVAGGKVADEATKAAVLQRLRDTYGAANVVDQIEVGDVATPPNWSANVQKLIGPQLKQISKGQLKIDGTQIDVKGEVHNEAQRQQLASDMANALNPTYTIKNGLRVSASEQGLLDQTLANRTIEFETGSATLTPQGRAILDQMAGALAKMSSRTVEIIGHTDNSGNRASNIALSQARADAVKGYLVAKGIASQQLTTTGVGPDQPIASNDTNDGRARNRRIEFRAGQ